A stretch of Dromaius novaehollandiae isolate bDroNov1 chromosome 8, bDroNov1.hap1, whole genome shotgun sequence DNA encodes these proteins:
- the CENPL gene encoding centromere protein L isoform X1 has translation MSRRRGEASTPRKRNKKGQEKASTRRFRPRQTWPPGAVPRRRGGSREGDSNGAWRAAAPRSGPVMESKAAARTLPSAGRLSGAARRSRGPLFGRAHGRFGQGSAGGPLPPCSQENADPQKTAFLLRKQWTLYSVTPLYRFSSANLKEYARLLGAFIAAEKQKGLAVEVGVDLDIKVTFSSLPDLRGSDQDQAAMLVQLSSRSSVSPKNSEEKLMWSGWFCCVSGDDLSENVPEDFTCLPLFLANGAESYVAIVGSWFQKTFDCRFCRLAISPLNLTWMAAMWTGCKVEKNASATELVFSVPCLPQPLDISYAIHPEDAKALWDTVQKTPGEITQEEVDLFMDCLYSHFHRHFKIHLSATKLVKVSTAIASAHCDGIIKFLQSKYLIGVLMLLTELAISQIQ, from the exons ATGAGCCGCCGCCGCGGTGAGGCCTCCACACCtcgaaagagaaacaaaaagggaCAAGAAAAGGCCTCGACCCGCCGCTTCCGCCCTCGACAGACATGGCCGCCGGGGGCGgtgccgcgccgccgcgggggctcaCGGGAAGGGGATTCAAACGGCgcctggcgggcggcggcgccgaggaGCGGCCCTGTCATGGAGTCGAAAGCGGCGGCGCGGACGCTGCCCAGCGCCGGGCGCCTCTCCGGCGCTGCGCGGCGGTCGCGGGGGCCGCTCTTCGGGCGGGCGCACGGGCGCTTCGGGCAGGGCTCCGCCGGCGGGCCGCTGCCGCCGTGCTCCCAG GAAAACGCGGATCCCCAGAAAACAGCATTCCTGCTGCGCAAGCAGTGGACCCTGTACAGCGTGACCCCCCTGTACAGGTTCTCCAGCGCTAACCTGAAGGAGTACGCCCGGCTGCTCGGCGCCTTCATCGCGGCTGAGAAGCAGAAGGGCTTGGCCGTCGAAGTAGGGGTGGACCTGGACATCAAGGTGACCTTCTCCAGCCTCCCTGACCTGAGAGGCAGCGATCAGGACCAGGCTGCGATGCTCGTGCAG CTTTCTTCAAGATCATCAGTTTCCCCCAAAAATTCAGAAGAGAAGCTGATGTGGTCAGGCTGGTTCTGTTGTGTGTCTGGAGATGATCTTTCGGAGAATGTGCCAGAGGACTTCACTTGTTTACCTTTGTTTCTTGCTAATGGTGCAGAGAGTTACGTGGCCATTGTTGGAAGCTGGTTTCAGAAGACTTTTGACTGCCGCTTCTGCCGTTTGGCCATCAGCCCTCTCAATCTCACTTGGATGGCAGCCATGTGGACTGgatgcaaagtggaaaaaaatgcctcTGCAACAGAACTAGTTTTCTCTGTTCCTTGTCTTCCCCAGCCTCTGGATATATCATATGCTATTCACCCAGAAGATGCAAAAGCTCTGTGGGACACAGTACAGAAAACACCAGGAGAGATCACTCAAGAAGAGGTAGATCTCTTTATGGACTGCCTTTACTCTCACTTCCACAGACACTTTAAGATCCACTTGTCAGCTACAAAACTGGTAAAAGTTTCCACAGCAATTGCCTCAGCACACTGTGATGGGATTATAAAG
- the CENPL gene encoding centromere protein L isoform X2, with the protein MSRRRGEASTPRKRNKKGQEKASTRRFRPRQTWPPGAVPRRRGGSREGDSNGAWRAAAPRSGPVMESKAAARTLPSAGRLSGAARRSRGPLFGRAHGRFGQGSAGGPLPPCSQENADPQKTAFLLRKQWTLYSVTPLYRFSSANLKEYARLLGAFIAAEKQKGLAVEVGVDLDIKVTFSSLPDLRGSDQDQAAMLVQLSSRSSVSPKNSEEKLMWSGWFCCVSGDDLSENVPEDFTCLPLFLANGAESYVAIVGSWFQKTFDCRFCRLAISPLNLTWMAAMWTGCKVEKNASATELVFSVPCLPQPLDISYAIHPEDAKALWDTVQKTPGEITQEEFLQSKYLIGVLMLLTELAISQIQ; encoded by the exons ATGAGCCGCCGCCGCGGTGAGGCCTCCACACCtcgaaagagaaacaaaaagggaCAAGAAAAGGCCTCGACCCGCCGCTTCCGCCCTCGACAGACATGGCCGCCGGGGGCGgtgccgcgccgccgcgggggctcaCGGGAAGGGGATTCAAACGGCgcctggcgggcggcggcgccgaggaGCGGCCCTGTCATGGAGTCGAAAGCGGCGGCGCGGACGCTGCCCAGCGCCGGGCGCCTCTCCGGCGCTGCGCGGCGGTCGCGGGGGCCGCTCTTCGGGCGGGCGCACGGGCGCTTCGGGCAGGGCTCCGCCGGCGGGCCGCTGCCGCCGTGCTCCCAG GAAAACGCGGATCCCCAGAAAACAGCATTCCTGCTGCGCAAGCAGTGGACCCTGTACAGCGTGACCCCCCTGTACAGGTTCTCCAGCGCTAACCTGAAGGAGTACGCCCGGCTGCTCGGCGCCTTCATCGCGGCTGAGAAGCAGAAGGGCTTGGCCGTCGAAGTAGGGGTGGACCTGGACATCAAGGTGACCTTCTCCAGCCTCCCTGACCTGAGAGGCAGCGATCAGGACCAGGCTGCGATGCTCGTGCAG CTTTCTTCAAGATCATCAGTTTCCCCCAAAAATTCAGAAGAGAAGCTGATGTGGTCAGGCTGGTTCTGTTGTGTGTCTGGAGATGATCTTTCGGAGAATGTGCCAGAGGACTTCACTTGTTTACCTTTGTTTCTTGCTAATGGTGCAGAGAGTTACGTGGCCATTGTTGGAAGCTGGTTTCAGAAGACTTTTGACTGCCGCTTCTGCCGTTTGGCCATCAGCCCTCTCAATCTCACTTGGATGGCAGCCATGTGGACTGgatgcaaagtggaaaaaaatgcctcTGCAACAGAACTAGTTTTCTCTGTTCCTTGTCTTCCCCAGCCTCTGGATATATCATATGCTATTCACCCAGAAGATGCAAAAGCTCTGTGGGACACAGTACAGAAAACACCAGGAGAGATCACTCAAGAAGAG